A genomic stretch from Arachis stenosperma cultivar V10309 chromosome 3, arast.V10309.gnm1.PFL2, whole genome shotgun sequence includes:
- the LOC130969260 gene encoding probable NOT transcription complex subunit VIP2 isoform X2, translating to MSGLLNSSLNGSASNLPDGAGRSFATSFSGSIQGLHNIHGSFNVPNMPGTLTSRNSTINSVPSGGVQQQTGSLSSGRFGSNNLPVALSQLSHGSAHGHSGVANRGGINVVGNPGFSSSTNGVGGSIPGILPTSAAIGNRNAVPGLGVSQILGNAGPRITSSVGNMVGGGNLGRTGGGLSVPGLTSRHLSANSGSTGLGVQGQNRLMSGVLPQGSPQVISMLGNSYPNAGGPLSQSHVMGMLNDVNSSDNSPFDMNDFPQLTSRPSSAGGPQGQLGSLRKQGLSPIVQQNQEFSIQNEDFPALPGFKGGNADYAMDMHQKEQLHDNAVPMMQSQHFPMGRSAGFSLGGTYSSHRTQQQQQHAPSVSSGGVSFSSVNNQDLLHLHGSDIFPSTHSTYHSQASGPPGIGLRPLNSPNTVSSMGQYDQILQQYQQHQNQSQFRLQMSAVNQSFRDQGMKAMQTAQSTPDPFGLLGLLSVIRMSDPDLTSLALGIDLTTLGLNLNSSENLHKTFGSPWSDEPAKGDPEFNVPQCYYAKQPPAFHQGYFSKFSVETLFYIFYSMPKDEAQLYAANELHNRGWYYHKENRFWFIRVPNMEPLVKTNTYERGSYHCFDPNTFETVRKDNFVLHYEMLEKRPPLPQH from the exons ATGTCAGGGCTACTTAAT TCTTCTCTGAACGGTTCTGCTTCAAATCTTCCAGATGGTGCTGGGAGGTCTTTTGCTACTTCATTCTCTG GATCCATTCAAGGACTGCACAATATTCATGGGAGCTTTAATGTACCCAACATGCCTGGTACACTCACATCAAGAAACTCAACAATAAATAGCGTTCCATCCGGTGGTGTTCAGCAACAAACAGGTAGCCTTTCTAGTGGAAGGTTTGGTTCCAACAATCTGCCTGTTGCATTATCCCAG CTATCTCATGGAAGTGCCCATGGACACTCGGGAGTCGCCAATAGAGGAGGTATAAATGTTGTAGGAAACCCTGGATTTAGTAGTAGCACAAATGGAGTTGGAGGTTCTATTCCTGGGATTCTTCCAACATCCGCTGCAATTGGTAACCGAAATGCTGTTCCAGGATTGGGAGTATCCCAAATTTTGGGAAATGCGGGTCCTCGAATCACAAGTTCTGTGGGAAACATGGTTGGAGGGGGGAACCTTGGAAGGACTGGTGGAGGATTGTCTGTACCTGGTCTCACATCCCGTCATTTGAGTGCAAACAGTGGATCTACTGGCTTAGGAGTACAGGGACAGAATCGATTGATGAGTGGTGTGCTTCCACAAG GATCTCCGCAGGTGATTTCAATGCTAGGGAACTCTTATCCCAATGCTGGTGGTCCACTTTCACAAAGCCATGTTATGGGTATGTTGAATGATGTAAACTCGAGTGATAATTCTCCTTTTGACATGAATGACTTCCCTCAACTGACTAGTCGACCTAGTTCTGCTGGAGGGCCTCAAGGACAATTGG GTTCTTTACGGAAGCAGGGTCTTAGTCCCATCGTTCAACAAAACCAAGAGTTTAGTATTCAAAATGAAGATTTCCCAGCTTTGCCAGGATTCAAAG GTGGCAATGCTGATTATGCTATGGATATGCACCAGAAAGAACAGCTTCATGACAATGCTGTACCAATGATGCAATCTCAACATTTCCCG ATGGGGAGGTCTGCTGGTTTTAGCTTGGGGGGAACATATTCATCACATCGTacacaacagcaacaacaacatgCTCCTTCGGTGAGTAGTGGTGGTGTCTCATTTTCATCTGTAAACAACCAGGATCTTCTCCATCTACATGGATCAGATATTTTTCCATCTACGCATTCAACTTATCATTCGCAG GCAAGTGGACCTCCTGGGATTGGATTAAGGCCACTAAATTCTCCAAATACAGTCTCTAGTATGGGTCAGTATGACCAGATCCTCCAGCAGTATCAACAGCACCAGAATCAGTCGCAGTTCCGCCTTCAAATGTCAGCCGTAAATCAGTCGTTTCGGGATCAGGGCATGAAAGCTATGCAAACTGCACaatccacaccagatccatttGGTTTGCTTGGCTTGTTAAGTGTGATCAGGATGAGTGATCCAGACTTGACATCTCTTGCACTTGGAATTGATCTTACTACACTTGGATTAAATTTGAATTCATCAGAAAATCTACACAAGACGTTTGGGTCTCCATGGTCTGATGAACCTGCAAAGGGTGATCCAGAGTTTAATGTGCCACAATGTTATTACGCAAAGCAGCCCCCTGCTTTTCAT CAAGGTTACTTTTCAAAGTTTTCGGTGGAAACATTGTTTTACATATTCTACAG CATGCCCAAAGACGAAGCACAATTATATGCTGCAAATGAGCT GCACAATAGAGGTTGGTATTATCACAAAGAAAATCGTTTCTGGTTTATAAGAGTTCCCAACATGGAGCCGCTTGTTAAAACGAACACATACGAGAGAGGATCTTATCACTGTTTCGATCCAAACACATTTGAAACTGTTCGCAAG GATAACTTTGTTCTACATTATGAAATGTTGGAAAAGAGACCGCCTCTACCACAGCATTGA
- the LOC130969260 gene encoding probable NOT transcription complex subunit VIP2 isoform X3 has protein sequence MSGLLNSSLNGSASNLPDGAGRSFATSFSGQSGAASPVFHHTGSIQGLHNIHGSFNVPNMPGTLTSRNSTINSVPSGGVQQQTGSLSSGRFGSNNLPVALSQLSHGSAHGHSGVANRGGLGVSQILGNAGPRITSSVGNMVGGGNLGRTGGGLSVPGLTSRHLSANSGSTGLGVQGQNRLMSGVLPQGSPQVISMLGNSYPNAGGPLSQSHVMGMLNDVNSSDNSPFDMNDFPQLTSRPSSAGGPQGQLGSLRKQGLSPIVQQNQEFSIQNEDFPALPGFKGGNADYAMDMHQKEQLHDNAVPMMQSQHFPMGRSAGFSLGGTYSSHRTQQQQQHAPSVSSGGVSFSSVNNQDLLHLHGSDIFPSTHSTYHSQASGPPGIGLRPLNSPNTVSSMGQYDQILQQYQQHQNQSQFRLQMSAVNQSFRDQGMKAMQTAQSTPDPFGLLGLLSVIRMSDPDLTSLALGIDLTTLGLNLNSSENLHKTFGSPWSDEPAKGDPEFNVPQCYYAKQPPAFHQGYFSKFSVETLFYIFYSMPKDEAQLYAANELHNRGWYYHKENRFWFIRVPNMEPLVKTNTYERGSYHCFDPNTFETVRKDNFVLHYEMLEKRPPLPQH, from the exons ATGTCAGGGCTACTTAAT TCTTCTCTGAACGGTTCTGCTTCAAATCTTCCAGATGGTGCTGGGAGGTCTTTTGCTACTTCATTCTCTGGTCAGTCTGGTGCAGCCTCCCCTGTCTTTCATCATACTG GATCCATTCAAGGACTGCACAATATTCATGGGAGCTTTAATGTACCCAACATGCCTGGTACACTCACATCAAGAAACTCAACAATAAATAGCGTTCCATCCGGTGGTGTTCAGCAACAAACAGGTAGCCTTTCTAGTGGAAGGTTTGGTTCCAACAATCTGCCTGTTGCATTATCCCAG CTATCTCATGGAAGTGCCCATGGACACTCGGGAGTCGCCAATAGAGGAG GATTGGGAGTATCCCAAATTTTGGGAAATGCGGGTCCTCGAATCACAAGTTCTGTGGGAAACATGGTTGGAGGGGGGAACCTTGGAAGGACTGGTGGAGGATTGTCTGTACCTGGTCTCACATCCCGTCATTTGAGTGCAAACAGTGGATCTACTGGCTTAGGAGTACAGGGACAGAATCGATTGATGAGTGGTGTGCTTCCACAAG GATCTCCGCAGGTGATTTCAATGCTAGGGAACTCTTATCCCAATGCTGGTGGTCCACTTTCACAAAGCCATGTTATGGGTATGTTGAATGATGTAAACTCGAGTGATAATTCTCCTTTTGACATGAATGACTTCCCTCAACTGACTAGTCGACCTAGTTCTGCTGGAGGGCCTCAAGGACAATTGG GTTCTTTACGGAAGCAGGGTCTTAGTCCCATCGTTCAACAAAACCAAGAGTTTAGTATTCAAAATGAAGATTTCCCAGCTTTGCCAGGATTCAAAG GTGGCAATGCTGATTATGCTATGGATATGCACCAGAAAGAACAGCTTCATGACAATGCTGTACCAATGATGCAATCTCAACATTTCCCG ATGGGGAGGTCTGCTGGTTTTAGCTTGGGGGGAACATATTCATCACATCGTacacaacagcaacaacaacatgCTCCTTCGGTGAGTAGTGGTGGTGTCTCATTTTCATCTGTAAACAACCAGGATCTTCTCCATCTACATGGATCAGATATTTTTCCATCTACGCATTCAACTTATCATTCGCAG GCAAGTGGACCTCCTGGGATTGGATTAAGGCCACTAAATTCTCCAAATACAGTCTCTAGTATGGGTCAGTATGACCAGATCCTCCAGCAGTATCAACAGCACCAGAATCAGTCGCAGTTCCGCCTTCAAATGTCAGCCGTAAATCAGTCGTTTCGGGATCAGGGCATGAAAGCTATGCAAACTGCACaatccacaccagatccatttGGTTTGCTTGGCTTGTTAAGTGTGATCAGGATGAGTGATCCAGACTTGACATCTCTTGCACTTGGAATTGATCTTACTACACTTGGATTAAATTTGAATTCATCAGAAAATCTACACAAGACGTTTGGGTCTCCATGGTCTGATGAACCTGCAAAGGGTGATCCAGAGTTTAATGTGCCACAATGTTATTACGCAAAGCAGCCCCCTGCTTTTCAT CAAGGTTACTTTTCAAAGTTTTCGGTGGAAACATTGTTTTACATATTCTACAG CATGCCCAAAGACGAAGCACAATTATATGCTGCAAATGAGCT GCACAATAGAGGTTGGTATTATCACAAAGAAAATCGTTTCTGGTTTATAAGAGTTCCCAACATGGAGCCGCTTGTTAAAACGAACACATACGAGAGAGGATCTTATCACTGTTTCGATCCAAACACATTTGAAACTGTTCGCAAG GATAACTTTGTTCTACATTATGAAATGTTGGAAAAGAGACCGCCTCTACCACAGCATTGA
- the LOC130969260 gene encoding probable NOT transcription complex subunit VIP2 isoform X1, giving the protein MSGLLNSSLNGSASNLPDGAGRSFATSFSGQSGAASPVFHHTGSIQGLHNIHGSFNVPNMPGTLTSRNSTINSVPSGGVQQQTGSLSSGRFGSNNLPVALSQLSHGSAHGHSGVANRGGINVVGNPGFSSSTNGVGGSIPGILPTSAAIGNRNAVPGLGVSQILGNAGPRITSSVGNMVGGGNLGRTGGGLSVPGLTSRHLSANSGSTGLGVQGQNRLMSGVLPQGSPQVISMLGNSYPNAGGPLSQSHVMGMLNDVNSSDNSPFDMNDFPQLTSRPSSAGGPQGQLGSLRKQGLSPIVQQNQEFSIQNEDFPALPGFKGGNADYAMDMHQKEQLHDNAVPMMQSQHFPMGRSAGFSLGGTYSSHRTQQQQQHAPSVSSGGVSFSSVNNQDLLHLHGSDIFPSTHSTYHSQASGPPGIGLRPLNSPNTVSSMGQYDQILQQYQQHQNQSQFRLQMSAVNQSFRDQGMKAMQTAQSTPDPFGLLGLLSVIRMSDPDLTSLALGIDLTTLGLNLNSSENLHKTFGSPWSDEPAKGDPEFNVPQCYYAKQPPAFHQGYFSKFSVETLFYIFYSMPKDEAQLYAANELHNRGWYYHKENRFWFIRVPNMEPLVKTNTYERGSYHCFDPNTFETVRKDNFVLHYEMLEKRPPLPQH; this is encoded by the exons ATGTCAGGGCTACTTAAT TCTTCTCTGAACGGTTCTGCTTCAAATCTTCCAGATGGTGCTGGGAGGTCTTTTGCTACTTCATTCTCTGGTCAGTCTGGTGCAGCCTCCCCTGTCTTTCATCATACTG GATCCATTCAAGGACTGCACAATATTCATGGGAGCTTTAATGTACCCAACATGCCTGGTACACTCACATCAAGAAACTCAACAATAAATAGCGTTCCATCCGGTGGTGTTCAGCAACAAACAGGTAGCCTTTCTAGTGGAAGGTTTGGTTCCAACAATCTGCCTGTTGCATTATCCCAG CTATCTCATGGAAGTGCCCATGGACACTCGGGAGTCGCCAATAGAGGAGGTATAAATGTTGTAGGAAACCCTGGATTTAGTAGTAGCACAAATGGAGTTGGAGGTTCTATTCCTGGGATTCTTCCAACATCCGCTGCAATTGGTAACCGAAATGCTGTTCCAGGATTGGGAGTATCCCAAATTTTGGGAAATGCGGGTCCTCGAATCACAAGTTCTGTGGGAAACATGGTTGGAGGGGGGAACCTTGGAAGGACTGGTGGAGGATTGTCTGTACCTGGTCTCACATCCCGTCATTTGAGTGCAAACAGTGGATCTACTGGCTTAGGAGTACAGGGACAGAATCGATTGATGAGTGGTGTGCTTCCACAAG GATCTCCGCAGGTGATTTCAATGCTAGGGAACTCTTATCCCAATGCTGGTGGTCCACTTTCACAAAGCCATGTTATGGGTATGTTGAATGATGTAAACTCGAGTGATAATTCTCCTTTTGACATGAATGACTTCCCTCAACTGACTAGTCGACCTAGTTCTGCTGGAGGGCCTCAAGGACAATTGG GTTCTTTACGGAAGCAGGGTCTTAGTCCCATCGTTCAACAAAACCAAGAGTTTAGTATTCAAAATGAAGATTTCCCAGCTTTGCCAGGATTCAAAG GTGGCAATGCTGATTATGCTATGGATATGCACCAGAAAGAACAGCTTCATGACAATGCTGTACCAATGATGCAATCTCAACATTTCCCG ATGGGGAGGTCTGCTGGTTTTAGCTTGGGGGGAACATATTCATCACATCGTacacaacagcaacaacaacatgCTCCTTCGGTGAGTAGTGGTGGTGTCTCATTTTCATCTGTAAACAACCAGGATCTTCTCCATCTACATGGATCAGATATTTTTCCATCTACGCATTCAACTTATCATTCGCAG GCAAGTGGACCTCCTGGGATTGGATTAAGGCCACTAAATTCTCCAAATACAGTCTCTAGTATGGGTCAGTATGACCAGATCCTCCAGCAGTATCAACAGCACCAGAATCAGTCGCAGTTCCGCCTTCAAATGTCAGCCGTAAATCAGTCGTTTCGGGATCAGGGCATGAAAGCTATGCAAACTGCACaatccacaccagatccatttGGTTTGCTTGGCTTGTTAAGTGTGATCAGGATGAGTGATCCAGACTTGACATCTCTTGCACTTGGAATTGATCTTACTACACTTGGATTAAATTTGAATTCATCAGAAAATCTACACAAGACGTTTGGGTCTCCATGGTCTGATGAACCTGCAAAGGGTGATCCAGAGTTTAATGTGCCACAATGTTATTACGCAAAGCAGCCCCCTGCTTTTCAT CAAGGTTACTTTTCAAAGTTTTCGGTGGAAACATTGTTTTACATATTCTACAG CATGCCCAAAGACGAAGCACAATTATATGCTGCAAATGAGCT GCACAATAGAGGTTGGTATTATCACAAAGAAAATCGTTTCTGGTTTATAAGAGTTCCCAACATGGAGCCGCTTGTTAAAACGAACACATACGAGAGAGGATCTTATCACTGTTTCGATCCAAACACATTTGAAACTGTTCGCAAG GATAACTTTGTTCTACATTATGAAATGTTGGAAAAGAGACCGCCTCTACCACAGCATTGA